The DNA sequence CTGGAGTCGGCGCTGGCACGCCTGGCGCGCGACCACACGCTCGTGATTCTCGTGCGGGTACAGGCCCAGCCCGCAAAGTTCCTGACGCGGGTGGGCATCGTCCACTCGCCCGGGCGGCTCGCATTCGCCGCCACGCTGGAGGAGGGTCTTTCCCTCGCCCGCGCCCATCTCTCAAGGAGTTCCTGATGCGCCGCGCCGCTCTCTGCCTCATTCTCGCCGTGCTCACCGGCTGTTCGCTCGACGCCGTCCGCTCCAGACCGCTCGGTGCGCAGTCCCAGGCCAAGAGCGCCGTGGTGGGAGCGCCCGAAACGCTGACCTATGCTCCGAGCCTGAACGTCGATATCGACATGATGGCCCGAACGGAGAGCGGCCTCTACTGGAAAGACCTGACCGAGGGCACCGGCGCGGAGGCGGTGCGCGGGTCGACGGTGGTGGTGGAATACAGCGGCTGGCTGGCCAACGGCAACCTCTTCGACAGCAGCAAGAACGCTGGAAGGCCGTTCTCCTTCGCGCTGGGACGGAGGCAGGTGATCGATGGGTGGGACGAGGGGGTGGCCGGCATGCGGGTGGGCGGGAAGCGGCTCCTCGTCATTCCTCCGCAGCTTGGATACGGGTCGGGTGGAGCTGGGGCGATGATCCCCGGCAACGCCACGCTGGTCTTCGAGGTCGAGCTGCTCGAGGTGCGGGGCGGCAAGTGACCCCTTGCGGCATTTCCCCCCAAGCGGATCGTTGGGGGATGCCTACCTTGGCCCTCCCCCGCCGCCCCTGGAGGTTACGTGGTCTCACTCCTTGATCTCTGGCTCCCGATCCTGCTCGCCGCGGTCCTCATCCACGTCGGCGGGTTCGTCATGTGGATGGTCTTGCCGCATCATCGCGGCGACTGGAAGAAGCTCCCGGATGAGGATGGAGTGCTCGCCGCCCTGCGGAAGTCGGGGGCGGGCGTCGGTCAGTACAACTTCCCGCATTGTGATTCCCGGGATGCGGCGAGGGACCCGGCCTGGCTGGCCAAGGCGGAGGCCGGGCCGATGGGGTTCCTGATTCTCGGGGCGCCGGGTCGGCCAAGGATCGGTAAGTCGTTGGGGCAATACTTCTTGTACACCCTCGGCGTTTCCTTCATAGTTGGTTATGCCGCTTCTCACACTTTGCCCGCCGGCGCACCCTATCTTCCCGTATTCCGGGTGGTCGGCACGGTCGCCACGTTGGCCTATGCGGCCGCGCTGGTGCCCGGGGCCATCTGGTTTTCGCGCTCGTGGGGGAGCACCGCCCGCGAGATGTTTGATGGGCTGGTCTTCGGGTTGCTGACTGCCGGCGTGTTTGGCTGGCTCTGGCCCCGCTGAGCTGTCCAGTCTTCGGCTGCCCTTTGGCGGCCCCCTTTCAACTCGTCGTGGAGCTGCCCATGTCCCGCCGTTTCCTTCCGCTGCTGGCTGTCATCGGATTCCTGATGGCCGCCCCGCTGACCGCTCAGGACACCTGGGCCCCGAGTGAATATCCGGGGCTCGAGACCGGGAAGATGTGGACCTTTGACCAGCCGCCGCTCGCCTACTGGGCCAAGCGCTACGGCTTCAACGCCACCCCGCAGTGGCTCGACCACGTGCGGCTCAGCTCGCTGCGGATTCCGGGTTGTTCGGCGTCGTTCGTCTCGCCGAACGGCCTGATCATGACCAACCACCACTGCGCTCGCGCCTGTGTCGAGTCCGCGACCAAGCCGGGCGAGGACCTGCTCGGCAACGGCTTCTATGCGGCGCGGCGGGAAGACGAGCGGGTCTGCCAGGGGATGACGGCCGACCAGCTGCAGGCGATCACCGACGTCACCGCGGAGGTCACGAAGGCGGTCCCGGCGGGGAGTTCACCGACGGTCGCCGCGGCGAAGCGCGCCGAGGCGATTGACCGGATCGAGTCGACCTGCAAGGCAGGGGCAGCCGACGTGAACTGCCAGGTGGTCACGATGTACCGGGGTGGCAAGTACATGCTGTATCGCTTCCACCGGTTCAACGACCTCCGGCTCGTGTTCGCGGTGGAAAGCCAGACGGCCTTCTTCGGCGGCGATCCCGACAACTTCACCTATCCCCGCTACGACCTCGACATGTCGATGGTGCGGGCCTACGTGGACGGCAAGCCCGCCAGCACCGAGTACTTCAAGTGGGCCAAGACGGGGAGCCAGGAGAAGGACCTGGTCTTCGTGACCGGCAACCCCGGCTCGACCGGGCGGCTCAACACGATGGCGCAGATCGAGTTCCTGCGTGACCTGACCTATCCGAGCCTGCTCGACGGCTACAAGCGGCGCATCGCCGTGTATCACCAGCTGTCCGCCATGGATTCGACCCGGGCCCTGGCGCTCCGGAACACCATCTTTGGGCTTGAGAACTCACAGAAGGCCGTGGGTGGGTATCAGTCGGGGCTGCTCGATCCCAAGCTGATGAGCCAGAAGACCGCGTGGGAGACCAACTTCCGCCACTCGGTGAACGCGAACGCCGCGTACAAGAAGGCGTACGGCGACCCCTGGAAGGAGATCGAGCAGGCGCGGGCATCGATGCGGAAGCTCGATGCACAGCGCCAGTTCTATTCGTACAACGCGTATGGCACCCGCCTCCTGCAGCTGGCCGGGCTCATTGTCCGGGCCCCCGCCGAGGCGGCGAAGCCCGACTCCGCCCGGATGCCGCTCTATCAGGACTCCCGGCAAGCCATGCGCGACCGGGCCATCAGCTCGACCACCCCGATCGACACGCTGCAGGAGCGTCTGCTCCTGGCCCAGTGGTTTGAGGCCATGCAGGCGGCGCTCCCCGCGACCGATCCGGTCCTGAAGGCGGCGCTGGCCGGCCGCACACCGGCCGACGCGGCGGCGGCGATGGTCCGCGGCTCCCAAATTTCCACGGCCGCACAGCGTGAGGCGTTGATGGCGGGCGGCGCATCGGCCATCGCGGCGTCGAACGACCCGTTCATCAAGCTGGCCGTCACGATCGATCCCCTTGACCGGGCGGTGCAGACGAAGTGGGCCGACCTGGCCGACCGTGAAGCCGAGCAGGACGAGCTCGTGGCGCGCGCACTGCTGGCGGTGTACGGGAACAGCGTCGCCCCCGATGCGACCTTCAGCCTCCGCATTTCCGATGGCGAGATCCTCCGGTATCCCTACAACGGCACCATCGCCCAGCCGTTCACCACCTTCTACGGGTTGTACGACCGGTCGGCCGGCTTCAACGGTGTCCCGCCGTTCAACCTCACCTCGCGGTGGGTGACGAACCGCGGCGCGCTTGACCTGGCGACGCCGTTCAACGTGGCGGGCACGGTGGACATCATTGGCGGGAACTCCGGCAGCCCCATCATCAACAAGAACGCCGAAGTGGTCGGGCTGATCTTCGACGGCAACATCGAGATGCTCCCGAACCGGTTCCTGTACACCGAACGGGTCGCGCGAGCCGTCTGGGTGGACAGCCGTGCGATCATCGAGGCGCTACGCCAGGTGTACGGCGCCGGGCCGCTCGCCGACGAGATGACCGGCAACTGATGAAGCAGACGGCGCCCCAGGCGCGCATCACGGATCTCGGTCGCCGCCGCCTCGCGGTGGCGCTGGCCGGGGTCCTGGTGGCCGGCTGTGCCATGAACCCGGCCACCGGCCAGAACGAGTTCAACCTGGTGTCGGAGAGCCAGGAAGTCGCGATGGGGATGGAGGCGGCCCAGCAGGTGGCCGTCCAGATGGGGCCGTACGAGGATCCGGTCTGGCAGCCGTACGTCTCGAAACTGGGGTTGCAGCTGGCCGCCAGCTCGGAGCGGCCGCAACTTCCCTGGAAGTTCACGGTGGTGGACGACCCGCAGGTCAACGCCTTCGCGCTGCCCGGCGGGTTCATCTACATCACCCGCGGTATTCTTGCGAACATGAATTCGGAGGCCGAGCTGGCCGGCGTGCTCGGCCACGAAATCGGGCACGTCACCGCGCGTCACTCCGCCACCCAGATGAGCCGGGCCCAACTGGCACAGTTGGGCCTGGGCCTCGGCGCCGTCCTCCGTCCCGAGCTCCAGCAGTACATGGGAGTGGCCGGCGCCGGGTTGCAACTCCTCTTCCTGAAGTACACCCGTGACGACGAGAGTCAGGCCGACATGCTCGGCTTTCGGTACTCGCTGCGCTCGGGGTACGATCCGCATGCGATGCTCGACCTGTTCACCATGCTCGAGGGCGTGGAATCAGCCAGCGGGCAGGAGCGGCTTCCCGCCTGGGCCGTGACGCACCCGTACCCGGAGAACCGCCTGGCCCAGACGCAGCGAATGCTCGACAGCGCCAAGGTGAGCTCCACGGGGCTGATCTGGAACCGGGAGACGTACGTCCGGCAGCTTGACGGGATGGTGTACGGCGCCGATCCCCGTCAGGGGTACTTCGATGGCCAGGCGTTCTACCATCCGGAGTTGAAGCTTCAGCTGCTCTTTCCTGCCGGCTGGCGGACCAACAACGGCTTTTCGGCGGTGACGGGCCTGGCGGAGCAGCAGGACGGGCTCCTGCAGCTCGAGCTCGGCAGCACGGACGCGATCGCAACGCAGCTGCAGGCCTTCCTGGCCCAGCCAGGGGTCACGCCGGGCAGCACCAGCAGCGCATCGATCAACGGGCTTCCCGCGGTCTCCGCGCCTTTCAGCGCGACCCTCGAGGACGGATCCCCTGTCCGCGGTCGCATCGCGATTCTCAGCTACGGCGGCCGGAGCTACCGCCTGATGGGCATTGCGAAGGAGGCGCAGGCGGCGGCCTACGACCCGATCATCCAGGGCTGGATCCGCAGTTTTCGTCCCCTCACGGACGCGGCGAGGCTCAACGTCAGCCCCGCCCGCATCCGGATCGTGAAGCTCAGTGCCCCGATGACGGTGTCGGCGTTCAACGCCAAGTACCCCTCCACGGTGCCGATCGGGCAGGTGGCGTTGCTCAACGGCGTTGCGGTGGACGGCAGCTTCCCTGCAGGAAAGCTCGTCAAGCGGGTGGTCAAGTAGGCGTGCGGGCCGCCTCGCGGTGAGCACCGCCGCGGTCCCGCGTCCCGCCTTCGGGGCCCTTCGGCACCGGAACTTCCGCCTCTTCATTGGGGGGCAGTTCGTCTCCCTGAGCGGCACCTGGATGCAAACCGTGGCGCAGGGGTGGCTGGTGCTCCAGCTGACCCACTCCGCCTTCCAGGTCGGGCTTGTCACCACCGTCAACACCCTGCCGGTCCTCCTCTTTACCCTCTACGGCGGCGTGGTGGCCGATCGGGTCAACAAGCGGCGCTTCCTCCTCGTGTTGCAGTCGCTGATGCTGCTCGAGGCGCTCGCACTCGCACTGCTGACCGCCACCGGGCGCGTCACCGTCGGGTGGGTCATGGTGCTGGCGGCCGCGCAGGGACTGCTGGCGGCGTTCGAAATTCCGGCACGGCAGTCGTTCCTCGTCGAGATGACCGGGCGCGAAGACCTGATGACGGCGATCGCCCTCAACTCATCCGTCTTCAACGTCACGCGGGTCATCGGCCCCGCCGTCGCCGGCGTGGTAATCGCCGCGATCGGTATCGCTGCCTGTTTCTTCGTCAACGCGGCGAGCTACCTGGCGGTTCTCTGGATGCTGGCAATCATGCGACCCCCGTTCCTCGGGGCGAGTGAGGCGCCGACCGGCCGGTCGACCTTCCGGGATGGCTGGCGCTACATCGCTGACACTGCGGAGCCGCGCCTGCTGACGATGCTGACCATCACGTTCAGCGTCTTCGGGTTCTCCTTTGCCCCAATGCTTCCGGTGTACGCTTCCCAAGTGCTGGGCGCCGGCGCCACCGGTTACGGTATCCTCATGTCCGGCGTCGGCGTCGGTGCCGCGGCGGCGGCGCTGTTCGTGGCGGCCATGGGGCACCGGGTCCAGCAGGAAGGGCGGGTGTTTGTCTTCGGAACCCTCTTTGGCGCGGTGCTCGTCATCACGAGCACGGTTGGTCACTTTGCCCCGGCGCTCGCCCTGCTCACCCTCGCGGGATGCGCCTGGGCGCTGACCAGCATCCTCACGAACACCCTGCTGCAGACCAAGGCCCCCGATCATCTCCGGGGTCGCGTCATGGGGTTCTATTCCTTCATGGTGGTTGGCATGGCGCCCCTGGGCGCCCTGCAGGCCGGCTGGGTGTCGGAACACTTCGGAGTGCAGACGTCGCTTGCGGTGGGCGGCGCCGTCTGCTCGATCGCGGCCTTGCTCGCCTGGCGGAGCACGCGCCGGCCACCGGCACCGGCGGCGGCGTAGACTCCCTTCTGGATGGAGCGGCGATGCTGATTACCATCTCTCGTGAATTCGGGGCCGGCGGCTCACTCGTGGCGGAACAGGTCGCGCGCGCGCTCGGGTGGCGTCTGGTCGACAACGACTTCGTGGCACGGGTGGCGGCGCGCGCCGGTTTGCCGGAGGCCATGGTCGCGATGCGGGATGAGCGGGCGCCCGGATTCCGGGAGTGGCTCTTGCGCGCGCTGTCCCGCGCGGCCCCCGAACTGATCACGCCGCCGTCGCCGCTTCGGCCCGCCGAACTCGAGGAGGCCGCGCTGGTGAAGGTGACGGAGGGTGTCGTGGCGGACCTCGCCAATGAAGGCCGGGTAATCCTGGTCGGGCGGGCGGCACCCGCAGTGCTGGCGCGCAAGGAGGACGGCCTGCACGTTCGGGTCGTGGCGCCACGCGCCGACCGGATCCGCGCTGTCATGGCCCGGCAGCGCCTGGCGCCCGCGGAGGCGGAACGGTTGATGGACGACACCGACGAGAACAGGAAGCGCTATCACCGCGAGTACTACGACCGTGACTGGGCCGACCCCACGCATTTTCACCTGGTGTTGAACACCGGATTACTGGGATATGACGGGGCGGGGGATGTCATCGTTGATCGGGCGCGGCGCCTGGGGTGGACCGTGGCCCCCGTGACGCCGAACGATTCAGGAAAGTGAGGACGGGATGCGAACGCTGATTGGGATCGCGGCGCTGGTGCTGTTGTCCGCCTGTACGCGCGAACAGCCCGGCACCGGCGGCGCCCCGACGGACACCACGGTGGTGGCTCCGGTCCGGGACAGCACCGCGCCTGCGCCGGGAGCGAAGGAAAGTCCGCTTGCGGACTCCGTGATGGCCCGGGACACCGCCCGGACGATGTAAGGGTACGGGAGGGGACGGTCAGGCCGTCGCGTAGCGGCGCGCGAGTGCGGCGATCCGCGCCTGATGCGGGACCGTTGGCTTCCAACCGAGTTCCGTCTCGGCTCGAGCCGAGGTGTAGGGATTGCCGCCGCGCCAGAAGCGAACGGCGCTGGTGATGGTACCGGGATAGAGACCGGGGCCCACCACGCGCAGCACGGCCTGCGCGCCGTGCGCGAGGGCGAGGGCGGCGGGTTCCGGCAGGGGCACCGTCCTGATCCGCCGTCCGAGGCCCTCCGAGAGCGCTGCCACGAACGCACGCGGCGTGATGCCGCCGTCGTTGGTCACCTGGTAGATGCGGCTCGCGGCGCGGGGGGTGTCGAGGGCCCGCACGGCGGCATCCGCCACACTCTCCGCGTGGACGAGAGCCATTGCCTGATCGCCGGCACCGATGCGGGGAAGCCAGCCCAGCCGGGCCACTTTCGCCATCCTTGGCAGGAAGAGGCGATCGCCCTCTCCATAGACGACACAGGGCCGGAGCATGACCGCCTCCAGCCCCACCGCCACCTCTGAACGCACCATCTCCTCGGCGAGCCGCTTGCTGCGCGCGTAGAAGTCGTGCTCCTCGAGCGGACCGAAGGGCGCGTGCTCGCCGCGGCTGCCCTGCGGCTCATCGGCCGCCTGCCGTCCGTACACGGCCACCGACGAGATATGCACCAGCCGCACACGCAGGCGGCGTGCGGTGGCGGCGGCCAGGCGGGTGCCTTCGACGTTGACCTGGAAGAAATTCTGCCACTGGGTGCGCGCGGCCACCAGCGCTGCCGAGTGGACAATGCCGTCGATCCCGCTGATCGCCTCCCAGGTCCGTGGATCCTCGACGGTGCCGGGCAGCGGTGAGGCGCCGAGTGCGGCCACCCGCTTGGCGGCCTCACGGCTGCGGACCAGGGCGACGACGGAATCTCCCCGCGCCAGGAGCGCCTGAATCACGGGTTCGCCGACCAGGCCGGTTCCCCCCGTGACGAGTACCCTCACCCTTCGATATCCTCGGGCCCGAACGGCACCTCCGTGACGACCGCGGGGGAGCCCCCGATTGTGACCCGATTGCCCGGATGAACCTCGCGACGGAGCACCGCGAGGCCGAGGGCGCGGTCCGGCAGCCTCAGGAGGGAGCCTACACGGCCCACGGGCTTCTCACCGGCACGGATCTCGTCTCCGTCCGCCGGCGGTCCGATCCAGCGGAGGCCGCGCAGCACCCGGTTGGCGTGTCCGCGAAAGTGCAGCCGTGCCACCGTTTCCTGGCCGGTATAGCAGCCCTTGGTGTACGACACGCCGGCGTGTTCATCGAACCGGACTTCCTGCGGGAGGGTGCGCTCCTCGATTTCGGCGCCAACCGCCGGCCAGCCGGAGAGGATCCGCGCCGTCTCCCGGTCGGCATCATCTCCGGCCTTCATTCCCGCGACCTCGAGCAAGGCCTCCGCGCCCCCGATTGCTGCGCGGGGCCCGATCAGGAGTCCCTCGAACGGTCCGGCTACCGGGGTCGCAACCAGCAATTCCCCTTCGGCAACCTCGCACCGCGATACCATCCCCGCGTCCGGAAGGCGGCCTAACGGCACCACCGGCCAGCGTTCCGCGGCGGCATCTCCGAGGAGGTGTGTCACGACGACGGAGTCGGAGAGGTCGGTGGCGGTGGCCAGTCGCGGCGGAAGGGAGCGACGGAAGATCTGGTCCACCGCGTCGCGTGCCTGCGGCGGGAATATCAGGTCCACCGCCTCCCCGGTGCGAAGCGCCCAGCCGTCGGTGATGATCATCCCTTTCGGGGTGAGCAGCGCGCCGTACGTGACCGACATTTGACCGGGTTCGACGAGGTCGTTGGTCCAGAGCCCCTGAAGGCAGGTCAGCGCTCCGGCCCCTGTAATGCGGAAGACGGCGGCAGGGGCGCCCGCGACGATGGCGCCACCGCGCAGCAGGTGGAGCCGCTGGAAATCGGGGAGGGCAACAGTGATCATGCGTGAAACCTAGCGGGACGCGGGATCGGGCGGCTCGTAGATGCCGCTCGATTGGTAAGCCGCGTCGAGCAATTCGACGGGGTGGGCGATTCGCACGGCCAGGCCTTCGGCGATGAGGCCGGCACCGATCTGCATCAGGCATCCGGGGTTGCCGGTCGCGACCACCGCGGGCACCGGGTCGGCGTCCCGAATCGCGGCGAGCTTGGTCGCGAGGACATCGCGGGAGAGCGAGGGTTCCAGGAGGGAGTAGATGCCCGCACTCCCGCAGCATCGATCGGCGCCAGGCAGTTCACGAACGCCCAGGCCCTCGACGGCGCGCAGCACCGCCAGCGGGGCAGCGTGTACGCCCTGCGCGTGCTGCAGGTGGCAGGGGGCGTCGTACGCGACGTCCACCGCCAGCGGGCCAGCGGGGCGGGGGCCCCTGGCCGCCAGCAGTTCCGTCACATCCCTCACCCGTGCCGAGAATGCCGAGGCCTTTTCGCCTCCGAGGAGGTGACCGTACTCCTTGAGCAGCGCGCCACAGCCGGCGCTGTCGATCGCGATGAGGTCCGCGGCGTCTCCGAACGCCGCGAGATTCCGCTGCGCGAGCCGGACCGCGCCCGCGTGATCCCCTGCGTGCTCGTGCAACGCGCCACAGCATTCCTGTGCCCGGACTTCGATCACGCGATAGCCGTTGGCCTCGAGCGTCCGCCGCGCGGCGTCGTGCACATGTGAAAAGAGCGTGTCCATCACGCAGCCGGTGAAGAGCGCGACGGTCGGCCCGTCGGGCAATGCCCGACGGCGGCGCGGCAGGGAGACGGGGGGGCCGGGAGGCGGCGAAGTGGCGGCGAGCATGCCCATCGAGAAGGAGAGCCGTCCGGCCCCCGAGAGGGCGCGGGGGATGCCGGTGGCCCGGAACCACCGGGCCATCGTGAGCAGGGGGCGCCAGAGCAACGGGGTGGAGAAGATGCGCAGGATGATCCGCGCCACCCACGGGAGGCCCCTGGCTTCGGCGAGCTGCTTCCGCGCCACGGTCAGCCCGGCGCCATAGGCGACGCCGGAGGGACAGGCGGGCTCGCAGCCGCGGCAGCCGAGACAGCGGTCGAGGTGATTGCCGAGCGAGGGATCGGTGGGCGCGAGCGCGCCGGAGGCAAGGGCGCGCATCAGGACAATGCGTCCCCTCGGGCTGTCGTTCTCGTCTCCCGTGACGAGGTAGGTGGGGCAGGCCGGGAGGCAGAACCCGCAGTGCACGCACGGCGCGAGTGGCTCGAGGATCCCGGTGGCGGCTTCGGCCTTCACGGTTCCGCCCCGTCCAGCGCGACGACAAGCCGCCCACCGGGGTCGAACACGTCGCGCAACTGCGTGACAAGGGGCCCGACGCCTTCCCGGTATGCACCGAAGTGCCCCACCGCCTGGCGCAGGGGCCATGGCGCGCGCTCGAGGGTGAGCGGC is a window from the Gemmatimonadales bacterium genome containing:
- a CDS encoding FKBP-type peptidyl-prolyl cis-trans isomerase, which codes for MRRAALCLILAVLTGCSLDAVRSRPLGAQSQAKSAVVGAPETLTYAPSLNVDIDMMARTESGLYWKDLTEGTGAEAVRGSTVVVEYSGWLANGNLFDSSKNAGRPFSFALGRRQVIDGWDEGVAGMRVGGKRLLVIPPQLGYGSGGAGAMIPGNATLVFEVELLEVRGGK
- a CDS encoding S46 family peptidase — its product is MSRRFLPLLAVIGFLMAAPLTAQDTWAPSEYPGLETGKMWTFDQPPLAYWAKRYGFNATPQWLDHVRLSSLRIPGCSASFVSPNGLIMTNHHCARACVESATKPGEDLLGNGFYAARREDERVCQGMTADQLQAITDVTAEVTKAVPAGSSPTVAAAKRAEAIDRIESTCKAGAADVNCQVVTMYRGGKYMLYRFHRFNDLRLVFAVESQTAFFGGDPDNFTYPRYDLDMSMVRAYVDGKPASTEYFKWAKTGSQEKDLVFVTGNPGSTGRLNTMAQIEFLRDLTYPSLLDGYKRRIAVYHQLSAMDSTRALALRNTIFGLENSQKAVGGYQSGLLDPKLMSQKTAWETNFRHSVNANAAYKKAYGDPWKEIEQARASMRKLDAQRQFYSYNAYGTRLLQLAGLIVRAPAEAAKPDSARMPLYQDSRQAMRDRAISSTTPIDTLQERLLLAQWFEAMQAALPATDPVLKAALAGRTPADAAAAMVRGSQISTAAQREALMAGGASAIAASNDPFIKLAVTIDPLDRAVQTKWADLADREAEQDELVARALLAVYGNSVAPDATFSLRISDGEILRYPYNGTIAQPFTTFYGLYDRSAGFNGVPPFNLTSRWVTNRGALDLATPFNVAGTVDIIGGNSGSPIINKNAEVVGLIFDGNIEMLPNRFLYTERVARAVWVDSRAIIEALRQVYGAGPLADEMTGN
- a CDS encoding M48 family metalloprotease, which gives rise to MKQTAPQARITDLGRRRLAVALAGVLVAGCAMNPATGQNEFNLVSESQEVAMGMEAAQQVAVQMGPYEDPVWQPYVSKLGLQLAASSERPQLPWKFTVVDDPQVNAFALPGGFIYITRGILANMNSEAELAGVLGHEIGHVTARHSATQMSRAQLAQLGLGLGAVLRPELQQYMGVAGAGLQLLFLKYTRDDESQADMLGFRYSLRSGYDPHAMLDLFTMLEGVESASGQERLPAWAVTHPYPENRLAQTQRMLDSAKVSSTGLIWNRETYVRQLDGMVYGADPRQGYFDGQAFYHPELKLQLLFPAGWRTNNGFSAVTGLAEQQDGLLQLELGSTDAIATQLQAFLAQPGVTPGSTSSASINGLPAVSAPFSATLEDGSPVRGRIAILSYGGRSYRLMGIAKEAQAAAYDPIIQGWIRSFRPLTDAARLNVSPARIRIVKLSAPMTVSAFNAKYPSTVPIGQVALLNGVAVDGSFPAGKLVKRVVK
- a CDS encoding MFS transporter; translation: MSTAAVPRPAFGALRHRNFRLFIGGQFVSLSGTWMQTVAQGWLVLQLTHSAFQVGLVTTVNTLPVLLFTLYGGVVADRVNKRRFLLVLQSLMLLEALALALLTATGRVTVGWVMVLAAAQGLLAAFEIPARQSFLVEMTGREDLMTAIALNSSVFNVTRVIGPAVAGVVIAAIGIAACFFVNAASYLAVLWMLAIMRPPFLGASEAPTGRSTFRDGWRYIADTAEPRLLTMLTITFSVFGFSFAPMLPVYASQVLGAGATGYGILMSGVGVGAAAAALFVAAMGHRVQQEGRVFVFGTLFGAVLVITSTVGHFAPALALLTLAGCAWALTSILTNTLLQTKAPDHLRGRVMGFYSFMVVGMAPLGALQAGWVSEHFGVQTSLAVGGAVCSIAALLAWRSTRRPPAPAAA
- a CDS encoding cytidylate kinase-like family protein — its product is MLITISREFGAGGSLVAEQVARALGWRLVDNDFVARVAARAGLPEAMVAMRDERAPGFREWLLRALSRAAPELITPPSPLRPAELEEAALVKVTEGVVADLANEGRVILVGRAAPAVLARKEDGLHVRVVAPRADRIRAVMARQRLAPAEAERLMDDTDENRKRYHREYYDRDWADPTHFHLVLNTGLLGYDGAGDVIVDRARRLGWTVAPVTPNDSGK
- a CDS encoding NAD-dependent epimerase/dehydratase family protein produces the protein MRVLVTGGTGLVGEPVIQALLARGDSVVALVRSREAAKRVAALGASPLPGTVEDPRTWEAISGIDGIVHSAALVAARTQWQNFFQVNVEGTRLAAATARRLRVRLVHISSVAVYGRQAADEPQGSRGEHAPFGPLEEHDFYARSKRLAEEMVRSEVAVGLEAVMLRPCVVYGEGDRLFLPRMAKVARLGWLPRIGAGDQAMALVHAESVADAAVRALDTPRAASRIYQVTNDGGITPRAFVAALSEGLGRRIRTVPLPEPAALALAHGAQAVLRVVGPGLYPGTITSAVRFWRGGNPYTSARAETELGWKPTVPHQARIAALARRYATA
- a CDS encoding heterodisulfide reductase-related iron-sulfur binding cluster, with translation MKAEAATGILEPLAPCVHCGFCLPACPTYLVTGDENDSPRGRIVLMRALASGALAPTDPSLGNHLDRCLGCRGCEPACPSGVAYGAGLTVARKQLAEARGLPWVARIILRIFSTPLLWRPLLTMARWFRATGIPRALSGAGRLSFSMGMLAATSPPPGPPVSLPRRRRALPDGPTVALFTGCVMDTLFSHVHDAARRTLEANGYRVIEVRAQECCGALHEHAGDHAGAVRLAQRNLAAFGDAADLIAIDSAGCGALLKEYGHLLGGEKASAFSARVRDVTELLAARGPRPAGPLAVDVAYDAPCHLQHAQGVHAAPLAVLRAVEGLGVRELPGADRCCGSAGIYSLLEPSLSRDVLATKLAAIRDADPVPAVVATGNPGCLMQIGAGLIAEGLAVRIAHPVELLDAAYQSSGIYEPPDPASR